In Pseudomonas flavescens, the sequence CGCAACCACGCGGTCCCTGACGTCGACGATATCGGCCTGACCGTCGTGCTGGTCAGCCTGTTCTGCCTGGCGTCCACCGCTGTGTTCCGCAAACTGCACAGGGAATCGGGACTGGAAGTATCACGGGGCTGATTCACCGAGCCGTTTCAGTAACGCTGCGGTCGGAACACTGACCAGCAGCAAAGCCAATTGGAGGAAATCACCGATGGATTACCGTTCACTGGGCAAATCCGGCCTCAAGGTATCGCCACTATCACTGGGCACCATGATGTTCGGCGGCGCCACCGACGAAACCGAATCGCGGCGCATCATCGATCAGGCGCGGGATCTGGGGGTCAACTTCATCGACACCGCGGACGTGTACAACGGCGGCATTTCCGAGCAAATCACCGGCCGCGCGATCGCCGCCGACCGAGCCAACTGGGTGCTGGCCAGCAAGGTCGGCAGCCCGCGCTCGTGGTCCCATCCAGCCAATCAGGGGCTGAGCCGCAAATCCGTCTTCGATGCCCTCGAGGGCAGCCTGCAGCGCCTGGGCACCGATTACCTAGACCTCTACTACCTGCACCGCGAAGATCACGATACGCCGCTGGAGGAAACCATTTCCGCCATCGGCGACCTGATCCGCCAGGGCAAGATCCGCTACTGGGGCGTCTCCAACTTCCGTGGCTGGCGGCTGGCCGAGGCGGTGAACATCGCTCGCCGCCAAGGCGTCGACGATCCCGTGGCCAGTCAGCCGCTGTACAACATCGTCAACCGTCAGGCGGAAACCGAGCAGTTCACCGCGGCGCGCCACTACGGCCTCGGCGTGGTGCCTTACAGCCCGCTGGCGCGTGGCGTACTGAGCGGCAAGTACCAGCCCGGCAGCGAACCGGATGCAGGGTCGCGGGCGGCACGGCAGGACAAACGGATTCTGGAGACAGAATGGCGCCCGGAATCACTGGCCCTGGCGCAGCAGGTCAGCACCCACGCACAGCGCCGCGGTAGCGACCCGATCAGCTTCGCCATCGCCTGGGTGCTGGCCAACCCTCAGGTCAGCGCCGCCATCGTCGGACCGCGGACGCTGCAGCAGTGGCAGAGCTATATCGGCGCCCTGGAGCTGCGCCTGGACGGCGAGGACGAGGCATTCATCGACGGCCTGGTCGCTCCCGGCCACGCCTCGACACACGGATTCAACGACCCCGCCCACTTCGTCAGCGGGCGCCACTGATCACCCTCACAGGAGTTTCCATGCAAAAGCGTACATTAGGCCGTACCGACCTCGACGTCAGCGTCATCGCCCTGGGCACCATGACCTGGGGCGAACAGAACACCGAGGCCCAGGCTTTCGAGCAGATTCGCCTGGCCAAGGATGCCGGCGTCAATTTCCTCGACACCGCGGAAATGTATCCCGTACCGCCCAACGGCAAGACCTACGGCAGTACAGAAAGCATCATCGGCAACTACTTCCGGCGCTTCGCCGATCGTGCCGACTGGGTACTGGCCAGCAAGGTCGCCGGCCCAGGCCGCATGGAACACATTCGCGACGGTAATCCGCGCCTGGACCGCAAGAACATCATCGCCGCCCTGGACGCCAGCCTGGATCGCCTGCAGACCGACTATCTCGATCTCTATCAACTGCACTGGCCGGATCGCAAGACCAACTTCTTCGGCCAGCTCGGTTTCAGCCACGAGCCGGACGATCAGTCGGTGGCCATCGAAGACACCCTCGAAGTGCTCGACGAGCTGGTCAAGGCCGGCAAGATTCGTCATATCGGCCTGTCCAATGAAACGCCGTGGGGCACCGCGCGCTTCCTGCACCTGGCAGAAACACGCGGCTGGCCTCGCGCCGTGTCGATCCAGAACCCTTACAGCCTGCTCAACCGCACCTTCGAGATCGGCCTGGCGGAAATCGCCCTGCGCGAGCAGATCGGCCTGCTCGCCTACTCGCCACTGGCGTTTGGTGTGCTGTCCGGCAAGTACCTGAACGGTGCGCGCCCGGCGAAAGGCCGGTTGACACTGTTCGAGCGTTTCCAGCGCTACAACAACCCGCAGGTCGAACGAGCGGCCAGCGCCTACGTCGACCTGGCCCGGGAACGCGGGCTGGATCCGGCACAACTGGCGCTGGCGTTCGTGACTTCGAGGCCGTTCGTGACCAGCAACATCATCGGCGCCACGACGCTGGAGCAATTGCGCAGCAACCTGGCCAGTGTGGAGCTGCATCTCGATGACGACCTGCTGGCTGCTCTGGAGGCCATCCACCGCAGCCAGCCCAACCCGGCACCTTGAGCGGCCATCGGGCAGCCCGGTTCAGGGTTGCCCGGATCGCACCCGGATGAGTCAGAGCATGGTGTGGTCATAGAGGATCGCCGCACCCACGCCGATCAACACCAGACCACCGATGATTTCCGCCTTGTGGCCAATAGCGGTGCCGATCACCCGGCCGAGCATCACGCCGATGGTGACCATGGTCATGGTCGCCAGACCGATTGCCAGCGCGGCGACCCAGATGTTGACGTCGACGAATGCCAGGCCGACGCCCACGGCCAATGCGTCGATGCTGGTGGCGAAGGCCGTCACCGCCAGCACCCAGAAGGAGTGCGACTTGGCTTTCTCGGCGGCGTCCGCGGCATCGGGCTGCAGACCAGCGTAGATCATGTGCAGGCCGAGCAGCAGGAGCAGCACGAAGGCGATCCAGTGATCCCATTCCTCGACGAAGCTGGCGGCGGCCTGGCCGATGAACCAGCCGACCACGGGGGTGATGCCTTCGATCACGCCGAAGATCAGTCCAGTGCGCAGGGCATCGATGAAGCGGGGTTTGTGCAGACTGGCGCCCTTGCCGATAGCCGCGGCGAAAGCGTCCGTGGACATGGCGAAAGCCAGAAGGATGAGGGAAATGGGATTCACGGTTACGTCTCGGTCGGGCTATGAGTCAATGACGGATACACGCGCCCGACCTTAGGCACGTATCTGTCATTGGTCTCACCAACCTCACGGTGTTCGCACCACGGCTTCTGCCGAGAATGTTGATACGAACGCTACCGAGCGAACTCGACAGCAGGCTACTCCCCAAAGAGGCCCGCACTTTACCCAAAAGTAACGACTGAAAAAACCACTTTTTCTGCCGGGAAAAGCCGACGAGTTGCGCGGTCGGCAACTATCCATCAGCCGCAAAACAGGGGCCGGACATGCCGTCCGCGGCCCCAAGGGGCAGCTCGTCGAGAGCCACCATCCGCAAAAGCCAAGTAAAGCGATCAGCCCGTAACGCTACCGCCCGGCTTGCGCCCGGCGAACACGTCCACCAGGCTGGCAACCACCATCTCGCCCATGCGCGTGCGGGTCTGCACCGTGGCACTGGCGCGATGCGGTTGCAGCACCACCTGCTCGAGCTCGAACAGCTCGCCAGGCACCTGTGGCTCGTCGGCGAACACGTCCAGGCCAGCACCGGCAATCTGACCGTTTTGCAGCGCGGCAACCAGGGCCGGCTCGTCGACCAGCTTGCCGCGGGCGATGTTGATCAGGTAACCGTCGCGGCCCAGGGCATGCAGCACCTCGGCGTTGACGATGGCTTCGCCCTTGTCGGCAGCGGCCGCCAGGATCAGCGCATCGCTGTCGCTGGCCAGCGCCAGCAGATCCGCCACGAAGGTGTACGGCACGTCACTCATCGCCTGCAGATCGGTGTAACTGATTGGGCAACCAAATGCAGCGGCGCGAGTGGCCACGGCTCGGCCAACGCGGCCCATGCCGACGATGCCGATGCGCATACCGGACATCTGTCGGGCCAGCGGCAATGGCACCAGCGGCGTGGCGCTCGTTGCCCACTGCCCGCTACGCACATAACGGTCACCCGTGCTGATGCCACGACATGCGGAAATCAGCAGACCGATGGCAAGGTCAGCGACGTCCTCGGTCAATGCCCCGATAGTGGCCGTCACCTGGATACCGCGATCACGGGCATAGGCCAGATCGATGGCGTCGGTGCCCACGCCATTGACCGCCACCACTTCGAGGTTCGGCAACTGCGCCATCACCGTCTGGGTGATGCCGGTGTGTCCGCCAGTGATCACGCCACGGATATTGGCGCCGTGTTGCGCCAGATAAGACGCTTTGTCGGCCTGCTCGTAGTAGCGGCGGATGGTGAACAGCTGGTCGAGCTTGTCGCGAATCTCGGGGATCAGGATGGGGCTAAGCTGCAGGACTTCTGGTTTCATGGGTACCTCGTTTATCTGTTGGGCAGGTCGTACCGGCCTGTCGATCAGCCGCGGCCAACGAAGGGCATGTTGGTGGCCATCACGGTCATGTTCAGCACGTTGGCCGAGAGCGGCAGCCCGGCGATGTAGCGCACGGCGTCGGCGACATGCTTGACGTCGACCATGGGCTCGACGGCGATCTCGCCATTGGCCTGGCGCACGCCCTTGGTCATGCGTACCGACAGTTCGGTCAGGGCATTGCCGATATCGATCTGGCTGCAGGCGATGCTGAACTCGCGGCCATCCAGTGCCAGGGACTTGGTCAGGCCCAGCACCGCGTGCTTGCTGGTGGTGTAAGCACTGCTGTAGGGCCGCGGCGTATGTGCGGAAATCGAACCGTTGTTGATGATCCGGCCGCCCTGTGGGGTTTGCTTGCGCATCAGCCGGAAGGCGCCACGCGCGCAGAGAAAGACACCATTGAGGTTGGTGTCGATGACGTTGCGCCACTGCTCGACATCCAGCTCGTCGAGGGTCACGGCGGGCGTGTTGACACCGGCGTTGTTGAAGACCACGTCGAGCCGCCCGTAGACCTCCTCGACGCTGGCGAACAAGGCATCGACGCTGGCCGGATCGCGGACGTCGGTAGGCACCGCGATGGCTTCCTGGCCACGGGTACGGGCAATCTCGACCAATGCCTGCAGCGGCTCGGGCCGACGCCCGGCCAGTACCAGCGAAAAACCGTCGGCCATCAGCGCCTCGGCGACGGCCTTGCCGATACCGCTGCCGGCACCGGTTACCAGGGCGACTTTTTTCAGGGTTTCATGGGACATTTTTGTTCTCC encodes:
- the mntP gene encoding manganese efflux pump MntP, coding for MNPISLILLAFAMSTDAFAAAIGKGASLHKPRFIDALRTGLIFGVIEGITPVVGWFIGQAAASFVEEWDHWIAFVLLLLLGLHMIYAGLQPDAADAAEKAKSHSFWVLAVTAFATSIDALAVGVGLAFVDVNIWVAALAIGLATMTMVTIGVMLGRVIGTAIGHKAEIIGGLVLIGVGAAILYDHTML
- a CDS encoding 2-hydroxyacid dehydrogenase, giving the protein MKPEVLQLSPILIPEIRDKLDQLFTIRRYYEQADKASYLAQHGANIRGVITGGHTGITQTVMAQLPNLEVVAVNGVGTDAIDLAYARDRGIQVTATIGALTEDVADLAIGLLISACRGISTGDRYVRSGQWATSATPLVPLPLARQMSGMRIGIVGMGRVGRAVATRAAAFGCPISYTDLQAMSDVPYTFVADLLALASDSDALILAAAADKGEAIVNAEVLHALGRDGYLINIARGKLVDEPALVAALQNGQIAGAGLDVFADEPQVPGELFELEQVVLQPHRASATVQTRTRMGEMVVASLVDVFAGRKPGGSVTG
- a CDS encoding SDR family oxidoreductase, whose translation is MSHETLKKVALVTGAGSGIGKAVAEALMADGFSLVLAGRRPEPLQALVEIARTRGQEAIAVPTDVRDPASVDALFASVEEVYGRLDVVFNNAGVNTPAVTLDELDVEQWRNVIDTNLNGVFLCARGAFRLMRKQTPQGGRIINNGSISAHTPRPYSSAYTTSKHAVLGLTKSLALDGREFSIACSQIDIGNALTELSVRMTKGVRQANGEIAVEPMVDVKHVADAVRYIAGLPLSANVLNMTVMATNMPFVGRG
- a CDS encoding NADP(H)-dependent aldo-keto reductase; protein product: MQKRTLGRTDLDVSVIALGTMTWGEQNTEAQAFEQIRLAKDAGVNFLDTAEMYPVPPNGKTYGSTESIIGNYFRRFADRADWVLASKVAGPGRMEHIRDGNPRLDRKNIIAALDASLDRLQTDYLDLYQLHWPDRKTNFFGQLGFSHEPDDQSVAIEDTLEVLDELVKAGKIRHIGLSNETPWGTARFLHLAETRGWPRAVSIQNPYSLLNRTFEIGLAEIALREQIGLLAYSPLAFGVLSGKYLNGARPAKGRLTLFERFQRYNNPQVERAASAYVDLARERGLDPAQLALAFVTSRPFVTSNIIGATTLEQLRSNLASVELHLDDDLLAALEAIHRSQPNPAP
- a CDS encoding aldo/keto reductase — encoded protein: MDYRSLGKSGLKVSPLSLGTMMFGGATDETESRRIIDQARDLGVNFIDTADVYNGGISEQITGRAIAADRANWVLASKVGSPRSWSHPANQGLSRKSVFDALEGSLQRLGTDYLDLYYLHREDHDTPLEETISAIGDLIRQGKIRYWGVSNFRGWRLAEAVNIARRQGVDDPVASQPLYNIVNRQAETEQFTAARHYGLGVVPYSPLARGVLSGKYQPGSEPDAGSRAARQDKRILETEWRPESLALAQQVSTHAQRRGSDPISFAIAWVLANPQVSAAIVGPRTLQQWQSYIGALELRLDGEDEAFIDGLVAPGHASTHGFNDPAHFVSGRH